In the genome of Coraliomargarita algicola, one region contains:
- a CDS encoding COX15/CtaA family protein — MKYPKQATCSPHFMPALTQQRTDGYKPFLFLFCLFALAWITLLLFAGGMTTSIQAGMAFLDWPLSNGSINPDGWLSESDKMAEHSHRLLGMKIGLLSLGLLLWTYLRESRKWVRTLARILVWVVILQGVLGGSRVRFDQLNIMSDHNMLAQSFAVMHACGAMVVLGLLVALTLANTRRWIEGRAGLDVVLPTGVKRWGIAATITLFLQILVGAIMRHAGAGLAIATFPLASSNSLIPAYWNFGVSIHFAHRVGAVIVTAVLLIFLGKVWGSPAAKRALGYGALVLALILGLQIFLGALTIWTVKNPYAATLHQLVGAFLLASTWGLTFLAHHSGRATNSPHSN; from the coding sequence TTGAAATATCCGAAACAAGCGACATGTTCGCCACATTTTATGCCCGCGCTCACCCAACAACGTACGGATGGCTATAAGCCATTCTTGTTTCTTTTTTGCCTCTTTGCTCTCGCTTGGATCACACTACTACTGTTCGCGGGTGGCATGACGACGAGTATCCAGGCAGGCATGGCCTTTCTCGACTGGCCGCTCTCGAACGGCTCCATCAACCCGGATGGCTGGTTAAGCGAATCCGACAAAATGGCGGAGCACAGCCACCGTCTGCTGGGCATGAAGATCGGCCTACTCTCGCTCGGCTTGCTGCTATGGACTTATCTGCGCGAGTCGCGTAAATGGGTGCGCACCTTGGCACGCATTCTAGTATGGGTCGTCATATTACAAGGCGTGCTCGGGGGCTCGCGGGTGCGCTTCGACCAGCTCAATATCATGAGCGATCACAATATGCTCGCTCAGAGTTTTGCTGTCATGCATGCCTGCGGCGCGATGGTCGTATTAGGCCTCTTAGTGGCACTGACACTCGCCAACACGCGCCGCTGGATTGAAGGCCGCGCGGGCCTCGACGTAGTGCTACCTACAGGCGTGAAGCGATGGGGCATCGCCGCCACCATCACCCTATTTTTGCAAATACTCGTTGGTGCTATTATGCGACACGCAGGTGCCGGATTGGCGATTGCCACCTTTCCGCTGGCCTCCAGCAACAGTCTAATACCTGCCTACTGGAACTTTGGCGTCAGCATCCATTTCGCCCACCGCGTGGGGGCGGTCATTGTAACAGCGGTACTGCTGATCTTTCTGGGAAAGGTATGGGGCTCGCCCGCAGCCAAGCGCGCCTTGGGCTACGGCGCCTTAGTGTTGGCACTCATCCTTGGACTGCAAATTTTCCTAGGGGCACTGACGATTTGGACGGTCAAAAACCCCTACGCCGCCACCTTACACCAATTAGTAGGCGCTTTTCTCCTTGCCAGCACGTGGGGGCTAACTTTTCTAGCACACCACTCAGGGCGAGCTACCAACTCTCCCCACTCTAACTAG
- the cyoE gene encoding heme o synthase, whose amino-acid sequence MSLPNTHTKDIASDSSETAFSLRSRVNGYYELTKPRLSFMSVITAVIGYLSADPTRDFGVLASLLIGTSLAAGGAAVLNQWLEREADAQMVRTKDRPIPSGQIAPYNALMFGTGLSVFGTYLLYAGANPLAGLLTAATIASYVLLYTPLKRLTTWNTLVGAIPGALPPLIGWAAAENTISTLGWILFAILFLWQMPHFFAIAWTYRKDYQQGGFIMLSNSDENGTRVARQAFAFAIALVISTLLPTLLGYASWGYGAVAIIAGCYILRPAWRFLKAEVRDSAARRLFIASIFYLPALLIPLVLDLWLI is encoded by the coding sequence TTGAGCCTACCGAATACACATACCAAAGACATTGCCTCCGATTCTTCCGAAACGGCGTTCTCTTTGCGCTCAAGAGTCAATGGTTATTACGAACTCACCAAACCACGCCTGAGTTTTATGTCCGTGATCACGGCGGTCATTGGCTACCTATCCGCCGATCCCACTCGTGATTTTGGAGTCTTGGCTAGTTTACTCATAGGCACCTCACTCGCAGCAGGCGGTGCTGCAGTGCTCAATCAATGGCTGGAACGCGAGGCGGACGCGCAAATGGTGCGCACTAAAGATCGCCCCATCCCATCAGGACAAATCGCTCCTTATAATGCATTGATGTTTGGTACTGGTCTCAGCGTTTTTGGGACTTACTTACTCTACGCAGGCGCCAATCCGCTGGCGGGCCTGCTCACCGCGGCTACAATTGCCTCATATGTCCTGCTTTATACACCGCTAAAAAGGTTAACCACCTGGAATACCTTAGTCGGTGCCATCCCTGGCGCGCTGCCCCCACTCATCGGCTGGGCCGCTGCGGAAAACACAATCTCCACGCTCGGTTGGATACTATTCGCGATCCTCTTTCTCTGGCAAATGCCACACTTTTTTGCCATCGCATGGACCTACCGTAAGGACTACCAGCAAGGCGGCTTCATCATGCTGTCCAACTCAGACGAAAACGGCACACGGGTCGCCCGCCAGGCGTTTGCCTTTGCCATCGCTTTAGTGATTAGCACTCTCTTACCCACTTTACTAGGCTACGCGAGCTGGGGCTATGGTGCCGTAGCCATTATCGCAGGCTGCTATATCTTACGCCCGGCATGGAGATTTCTCAAAGCAGAAGTGCGCGACAGCGCCGCCCGCCGCTTGTTTATCGCATCAATTTTCTACCTACCGGCCTTACTAATCCCATTAGTGTTAGATCTTTGGTTAATCTAG
- a CDS encoding DUF420 domain-containing protein, whose protein sequence is MSFTESLPTLNACLNGTATVLLTAGFICIKSGREKAHRACMLSAFSMSVIFLFFYVLHKWLVQGVHTPFEGEGAWRSFYYVMLASHIFLAMLIVPLILTTLTLAIRGQRERHRAWARWTFPIWYYVSVTGVLVYCFLYLWW, encoded by the coding sequence ATGTCATTTACCGAATCCTTACCGACTCTAAACGCCTGCCTCAATGGCACGGCCACTGTGCTGCTGACTGCAGGCTTTATCTGCATCAAGTCCGGTCGCGAAAAAGCGCACCGCGCCTGCATGCTCAGCGCGTTTTCGATGTCTGTCATTTTTCTGTTTTTCTACGTGCTGCACAAATGGTTGGTGCAAGGAGTCCACACCCCCTTCGAGGGCGAAGGCGCCTGGCGTAGCTTCTATTATGTAATGCTGGCCAGCCACATTTTCTTAGCGATGTTGATTGTGCCCTTGATATTGACTACACTGACACTTGCAATCCGGGGTCAGAGAGAGCGGCACCGCGCATGGGCGCGCTGGACCTTCCCGATCTGGTATTACGTTTCCGTCACGGGCGTGTTGGTCTATTGCTTTCTTTACCTCTGGTGGTAA
- a CDS encoding plastocyanin/azurin family copper-binding protein, whose translation MRLTFSLLVLPLIFTGCGDATSDHSEHTQHDHNAAGAVPAGVTDPANPVSVVDGVTVIEMTGNDRMKFNLESFTVPAGSPVRLTFTNVGRMPKAAMGHNVVFLTAEADAAAFATAAAAARDQDYIPADFSQQIVAHTQLLGPGESDTIEFTAPEEPGDYEYLCSFPAHMYAGMRGVMTVESP comes from the coding sequence ATGAGACTTACATTCAGCTTATTGGTCCTTCCGCTTATTTTTACGGGTTGTGGTGATGCCACATCCGATCATTCGGAGCATACGCAGCATGATCACAATGCCGCCGGAGCTGTGCCAGCAGGCGTGACGGATCCGGCGAATCCCGTTTCTGTTGTGGATGGGGTGACCGTTATTGAAATGACAGGGAATGATCGGATGAAATTTAACTTAGAGTCTTTCACCGTGCCGGCGGGCAGTCCCGTTCGTTTGACGTTCACCAATGTGGGCCGCATGCCCAAGGCCGCGATGGGGCATAATGTTGTCTTTCTAACAGCCGAGGCTGATGCAGCCGCTTTTGCCACCGCGGCCGCCGCAGCCCGGGATCAAGATTACATTCCAGCAGATTTTTCGCAGCAAATTGTGGCGCATACTCAACTGCTAGGCCCGGGTGAAAGCGATACCATCGAGTTCACCGCTCCCGAAGAGCCCGGCGACTATGAGTATCTCTGTTCTTTTCCCGCTCACATGTATGCTGGCATGCGCGGTGTGATGACTGTGGAGTCGCCTTAA
- a CDS encoding cytochrome c oxidase subunit II has protein sequence MKTISSGFCRFIQYFSALIVVAFLGGCNLDTRMSTFVTKGPIAEEQLNLFMLTVWVTGIIFVIVGGVFVYAVIKFRERPNDDRPMPSQGHGNPLVEIGLIGASILLLAIIAVPTLRAIWFTQETPDDPESRLGAWYQGDDLAEEEAENPLIIKVIGYQWWWAFEYPQLGITTANEMIIPAGKVVHLELRSIDVIHSFWLPRIAGKVDLIPGRTNSMWIQAGDNFAKWKEKQGLEGEGPELRQDYAKYLEEEIHDYYYGQCAEYCGESHARMLFRTTAVDDQAFAEWVADEKAGHGTPDGKSWDEWYTAYEENPEELTGDLNEGLKLFMGRAKCATCHTVNGNPRALGVAGPNLTNIGSRQSIAAGWLNHRAEDGSIDVEKQYDNLYKWIHEPEVVKPGNLMWKANGGGIGELIDEHGEPALLTDEEVSKLSLYLQSLK, from the coding sequence GTGAAGACCATTTCAAGCGGATTCTGCCGTTTCATTCAGTATTTTAGCGCACTCATCGTGGTCGCCTTTTTAGGTGGCTGCAATTTGGACACTCGCATGTCCACTTTCGTGACCAAGGGTCCGATCGCTGAGGAGCAGCTCAATCTATTCATGCTCACCGTGTGGGTGACAGGTATTATCTTCGTGATCGTCGGGGGTGTATTCGTCTATGCCGTCATTAAATTCCGCGAGCGCCCGAACGATGACCGCCCGATGCCCTCACAAGGCCACGGCAACCCGCTGGTGGAAATCGGCCTCATCGGTGCATCGATCTTGCTGCTCGCGATCATCGCGGTGCCCACACTTCGAGCCATCTGGTTCACGCAGGAAACACCGGACGATCCAGAAAGTCGCTTGGGCGCCTGGTATCAGGGCGACGATCTAGCGGAGGAAGAGGCAGAAAATCCTCTCATTATTAAAGTGATCGGCTATCAGTGGTGGTGGGCTTTTGAATATCCACAACTCGGCATTACGACTGCCAATGAAATGATCATCCCCGCAGGTAAAGTCGTGCACCTAGAGCTGCGCTCGATCGACGTGATTCACTCATTCTGGTTGCCACGCATCGCGGGTAAGGTCGACCTGATCCCCGGGCGCACCAACTCCATGTGGATCCAAGCAGGCGATAATTTTGCCAAGTGGAAAGAAAAACAAGGACTGGAAGGCGAAGGTCCGGAACTGCGTCAAGACTACGCGAAATACCTCGAAGAGGAGATCCACGATTATTACTACGGCCAATGCGCAGAATATTGCGGCGAGTCGCATGCGCGCATGTTGTTCCGCACCACAGCGGTCGACGATCAAGCATTTGCTGAATGGGTGGCCGACGAAAAGGCAGGCCATGGCACCCCCGACGGCAAGAGCTGGGATGAGTGGTATACCGCTTACGAAGAAAATCCTGAAGAGTTAACGGGGGATCTCAATGAAGGCCTGAAACTGTTTATGGGCCGCGCGAAGTGCGCGACCTGCCACACCGTGAATGGCAACCCGCGCGCGCTCGGCGTCGCAGGGCCCAACCTGACCAATATCGGCTCGCGCCAGTCGATTGCAGCCGGCTGGCTCAATCACCGTGCCGAAGATGGCAGCATCGATGTCGAAAAACAATACGACAATCTTTACAAATGGATCCACGAGCCCGAAGTCGTTAAGCCCGGCAACCTGATGTGGAAAGCCAATGGCGGTGGCATCGGCGAGTTGATCGATGAACACGGCGAGCCCGCGCTACTGACCGACGAAGAAGTCAGCAAGCTTTCACTTTACCTTCAATCTCTCAAGTAG
- the ctaD gene encoding cytochrome c oxidase subunit I, which yields MSQTETATPAPKTSHGHQPHVLKPERSRLGLMRPDHSKSVFIDWLTTVDHKKIGIMYGAIALFFLFIGGIEALIIRTQLIVPENDLISAERYNQLFTMHGTTMIFLAVMPLNSAFFNFLIPLQIGARDVAFPRINALSLWSFVAGALVINFGWLLEALQLMGLFSASGPTAGMTDLAPSGGWFGYAPLSSKEYSGVGTDFWIMGLQILGVASLTASMNFIVTILNMRAPGMKMMRMPVFTWMSLVVAFLIIFAFPAITIALGQLMFDRTFGTNFFNVAGGGQPILWQHLFWIFGHPEVYILVLPAMGIISEVLPTFSKKPLFGYSIVIFSGAVIGFLGFAVWSHHMFTTGLGKVATAAFSLLTMAIAVPTGVKIFNWVGTIWGGRIRFTAPMIFSLGFVWMFMMGGFSGIMHAAAPADAQQQDSYFVIAHFHYVIMGGIFLALVSGIYYWVPKVFGKMWTGSLSTWVAVLIVVGLNVTFFPMHFLGLLGMPRRTHTYLEGFGWSSYNLVCTLGSYILAIGILLLLVDLIRCLRRGEPAGNDPWDARTLEWATTSPPQVYNFAKTPVIPARDALWSHKHGPEGKKITYEDDHGHGIHMPSNSWMPLIASIGFVPLGLGMTLKQAGVPYMGSFAIFGLFVITLGLALWALEGPGGFHLHPDEDDA from the coding sequence ATGAGTCAAACGGAAACCGCAACACCCGCCCCTAAAACCAGCCACGGTCACCAACCGCACGTGCTCAAACCTGAGCGCAGTCGCTTGGGCCTAATGCGCCCGGACCATAGCAAGAGCGTCTTCATCGACTGGTTGACCACAGTGGACCACAAGAAGATCGGCATCATGTATGGTGCCATCGCACTATTCTTCCTGTTTATCGGCGGCATTGAAGCCTTGATCATTCGCACTCAGCTGATCGTGCCGGAGAACGACTTGATCTCGGCAGAGCGCTACAATCAGCTCTTTACTATGCACGGCACCACCATGATTTTCCTCGCGGTGATGCCCTTGAACTCGGCCTTCTTCAATTTCCTGATCCCCTTGCAGATCGGTGCGCGCGACGTCGCCTTCCCGCGCATCAACGCACTCAGCCTGTGGTCATTCGTGGCCGGCGCCCTGGTCATCAATTTTGGCTGGTTGTTGGAAGCGTTGCAATTGATGGGCCTCTTCTCCGCATCAGGCCCGACTGCGGGCATGACCGACTTGGCACCTTCGGGGGGCTGGTTTGGCTACGCTCCCTTGAGCAGTAAAGAATATTCAGGCGTCGGCACCGACTTCTGGATTATGGGCCTCCAGATTCTTGGGGTGGCCTCACTCACTGCATCCATGAATTTCATCGTCACCATCCTCAACATGCGCGCACCGGGCATGAAGATGATGCGCATGCCGGTCTTCACTTGGATGAGTTTGGTGGTGGCATTTTTGATCATCTTTGCCTTCCCAGCGATTACCATCGCCCTGGGACAACTGATGTTTGACCGCACTTTTGGCACCAACTTCTTTAATGTCGCCGGGGGCGGACAACCCATCCTGTGGCAGCACTTGTTCTGGATTTTTGGTCACCCGGAAGTTTACATTCTGGTGCTGCCTGCCATGGGCATCATTTCGGAAGTGCTGCCGACTTTCTCGAAGAAACCACTTTTCGGCTATTCCATCGTCATTTTCTCGGGCGCGGTGATCGGCTTCCTCGGCTTCGCAGTGTGGTCGCACCACATGTTCACCACAGGACTGGGCAAGGTGGCCACGGCGGCCTTCTCACTCTTAACCATGGCGATCGCGGTGCCCACCGGCGTTAAGATTTTCAACTGGGTCGGCACCATCTGGGGCGGTCGTATTCGTTTCACCGCTCCGATGATCTTCTCCTTGGGCTTCGTCTGGATGTTTATGATGGGGGGCTTCTCCGGCATCATGCACGCCGCAGCCCCGGCCGATGCGCAGCAGCAAGACAGCTATTTCGTGATTGCCCACTTCCACTACGTGATCATGGGCGGCATTTTCCTCGCACTCGTGTCGGGCATTTACTACTGGGTGCCCAAGGTATTCGGCAAAATGTGGACCGGCTCACTCAGCACATGGGTGGCAGTTCTCATCGTAGTCGGCCTGAATGTGACTTTCTTCCCGATGCACTTCCTCGGCCTGCTCGGCATGCCGCGCCGCACCCACACTTACCTGGAAGGCTTCGGCTGGTCCTCTTATAATTTGGTTTGCACCCTCGGCTCCTATATCCTCGCCATCGGCATCTTGCTACTGCTCGTCGACTTGATCCGCTGCCTGCGTCGTGGCGAACCGGCTGGCAACGATCCTTGGGACGCACGCACTCTGGAGTGGGCGACGACCTCACCTCCTCAGGTTTACAACTTTGCCAAGACTCCAGTCATCCCAGCACGTGACGCACTCTGGTCGCACAAACATGGCCCCGAAGGTAAAAAGATCACCTACGAGGACGATCATGGTCATGGCATTCACATGCCGAGTAATTCATGGATGCCTCTGATCGCATCGATTGGCTTCGTGCCACTCGGATTGGGCATGACTCTGAAACAAGCCGGCGTCCCTTACATGGGCTCGTTTGCCATCTTCGGCCTCTTCGTGATCACACTGGGCCTCGCGCTCTGGGCACTCGAAGGCCCTGGTGGCTTCCACCTACACCCTGATGAAGACGATGCATAG
- a CDS encoding cytochrome c oxidase subunit 3, with translation MSDTATAHHDDHASLNIDNKKLLMWLFLGSDCMFFGTLISTHLIYRKIYPESFDPTSLFSLELTSFSTFILLMSSFLMALAVSAMHKGELKSFRRNVLGVIFFGLIFLGCQVYEFAHFVHEGLTLSTNTFGSTFYMMTGTHGVHVAIGVFWLICMYFYSHTGKMDAHESAVDVEIAGLYWHFVDIVWIVIFTAVYLIEFI, from the coding sequence ATGTCTGACACAGCTACAGCACATCACGACGACCACGCCAGTCTGAATATCGACAACAAGAAGCTACTCATGTGGCTCTTCCTCGGCTCGGACTGCATGTTTTTCGGCACGCTCATCTCGACTCACTTGATCTATCGCAAGATCTACCCCGAGTCCTTTGACCCCACGAGCCTCTTCAGTTTGGAGCTCACCTCGTTCTCGACCTTCATCCTGCTGATGAGCTCCTTCTTGATGGCGCTGGCAGTTTCGGCCATGCACAAAGGCGAGCTCAAGAGCTTCCGCCGCAATGTGCTGGGCGTCATCTTCTTCGGCCTCATCTTCCTCGGCTGCCAAGTCTATGAGTTCGCGCACTTCGTGCACGAGGGGCTTACCCTCTCGACGAATACTTTCGGATCCACCTTCTACATGATGACCGGCACCCACGGCGTGCACGTGGCGATCGGCGTATTTTGGCTCATCTGCATGTATTTCTACTCCCACACGGGCAAGATGGATGCACACGAGAGCGCTGTGGACGTCGAGATCGCAGGCCTTTACTGGCACTTTGTCGACATCGTCTGGATCGTCATTTTCACAGCCGTTTATCTGATCGAGTTCATTTGA
- a CDS encoding cytochrome C oxidase subunit IV family protein, with the protein MSDVHYAPLPVSEKSHKDSETDKYHTFVNLALGLAAITGVELVLVYLPFNSTFIFTVLLTLSLFKFVAVIAWFMHLLYDKLLLTLAFGTGMAIATGTFIALGSLISRSDVDLDAITGF; encoded by the coding sequence ATGTCTGACGTACACTACGCTCCACTTCCTGTCTCTGAGAAATCGCACAAGGACAGCGAAACCGACAAGTATCATACCTTCGTCAACCTAGCGCTCGGCCTCGCCGCCATCACCGGAGTCGAACTGGTATTGGTTTACTTGCCCTTTAATTCGACCTTCATCTTCACGGTCCTATTGACGCTCTCCTTGTTTAAATTCGTAGCTGTGATCGCATGGTTCATGCACCTGCTCTACGACAAATTGCTGCTCACACTCGCATTCGGCACTGGCATGGCAATTGCCACCGGCACTTTTATCGCGCTCGGCTCCCTCATCTCCCGTAGCGACGTCGACTTAGATGCGATTACGGGATTTTAG
- a CDS encoding cytochrome c oxidase assembly protein produces MQLHWHTEPLLLITLLGVGWLYALAIGPLRLRIASDARFSLRQCILFYLGLGLTYLAVGSPLDQIGEQFLFCAHMVQHMLLIYCSTTLFIYGTPAWLIDWMLKPEPLRKLMSLLTHPACGGLLFTFVYTIWHVPTLYEAALHDKRIHILEHWTMFALGLIMLWPYLTNSTRVPRRSYGVCMLAIFLLMVGQLPVFGFLSFANEAIYPTYAWAPRIIDLDPLNDQILGGIIMKVVNMGFSLTILGISFYHWAKSEEEDAPAGAHSLEL; encoded by the coding sequence ATGCAATTGCACTGGCACACTGAACCGCTCCTGTTAATCACCTTACTCGGTGTGGGCTGGTTATACGCGCTCGCAATCGGTCCCCTGCGCCTACGAATCGCATCCGATGCTCGCTTTTCACTACGGCAGTGCATCCTGTTCTATCTTGGGCTGGGGCTGACCTATCTGGCAGTCGGCTCCCCACTCGATCAAATTGGCGAACAATTCTTATTCTGCGCCCATATGGTGCAGCACATGTTACTAATCTATTGTAGCACCACACTGTTCATCTATGGCACCCCGGCCTGGTTGATCGATTGGATGCTCAAACCGGAGCCCTTGCGTAAACTAATGAGCCTGCTCACACACCCCGCATGCGGTGGCCTGCTCTTTACATTCGTCTATACCATCTGGCACGTGCCCACACTCTACGAGGCGGCACTTCACGACAAGCGCATTCACATTCTAGAGCACTGGACGATGTTTGCCCTCGGGTTAATCATGCTCTGGCCCTATTTAACCAACTCCACTCGCGTGCCACGCAGGAGCTACGGCGTATGCATGCTCGCAATCTTCCTTCTGATGGTCGGCCAGTTGCCCGTATTCGGCTTTCTCTCATTTGCCAACGAGGCTATTTACCCCACCTACGCATGGGCACCTCGTATCATTGATCTGGACCCGCTCAACGATCAAATTCTAGGCGGAATCATCATGAAAGTCGTGAATATGGGATTTTCACTTACAATTCTAGGAATATCCTTTTATCATTGGGCCAAAAGTGAGGAGGAAGACGCCCCAGCGGGTGCCCACTCCCTAGAACTCTAA